One genomic region from Anguilla rostrata isolate EN2019 chromosome 2, ASM1855537v3, whole genome shotgun sequence encodes:
- the LOC135248565 gene encoding uncharacterized protein LOC135248565: MLNLTLMALAPQFPVFEPSDFALWFQVNLVVLLASFNPGSLVVIPMNISCDSYHAILKGLDQSLASLPPELTQGIASSREILIQRVPKGCNEIPVVGECKETPVKEASICAEINSDLLSLDQASGNSSEMLCNFSISDYACSSTQLTAENLGTLLKCKLSSNLTYSLETWKLFFTKMSSALDEALDRYSLMTSTINSPFVPEVLDVIGEVKINNFTEEELQDVSFIKMWFDIKLKPFIPSVSKEFLSCLSTKNFSCETYQAVVRALSEQISSLDRKQERFVYTHFIHLFLSRNDTSDPSCLSSTDGSTDWLQKNFGNFTVFAPLEDLVRLNDNFSSFETLALLTPTQTADLTVISGALKNTDQINTVFDQLETEDPFRNIDEYLTQLSTRSELPEIKPAVRDIMMTRTFHIIKMKFPEFEGQDWMLWFHVKLILVLPSIKAEMLSIAISNISCTNYHIIVGGIGKVSENMESHRKREIAQVLVDHLKESAHQIREPACRENIQNDADFLQINLGPFSEDVTYSDLKDLNITGLEVLDTLSPEQKAVLILDPSSNALENETAVRIIFNSLLESPEEEELEELEEFYEAFVEATEEVNNFTSSLGFISDETHGQCYNNNTFNADVLGHVRCTV; encoded by the exons ATGCTAAACTTGACTTTGATGGCACTGGCTCCGCAATTCCCCGTCTTTGAACCGAGTGACTTTGCTCTCTGGTTCCAAGTCAACCTGGTTGTCCTTCTGGCCAGTTTTAATCCTGGAAGCTTGGTTGTAATCCCCATGAATATCAGCTGTGACTCCTACCATGCCAT ATTGAAAGGGCTTGATCAAAGTTTGGCATCTCTTCCACCTGAACTCACGCAGGGCATTGCTTCAAGCAGGGAAATTTTGATACAGAGAGTTCCAAAAG gttgCAATGAGATCCCTGTTGTGGGTGAG TGCAAAGAAACACCAGTGAAAG AAGCAAGCATTTGTGCTGAAATCAACAG CGATTTGCTTTCACTGGATCAGGCATCAGGAAATTCTTCTGAAATGCTCTGCAATTTCAGCATTTCTGACTATGCATGCTCCTCG acacaactgACAGCAGAAAACCTGGGCACACTATTGAAATGCAAATTGTCCAGCAATTTGACTTACTCTTTGGAAACCTGGAAGCTGTTCTTCACCAAAATGTCAAGTGCCCTGGATGAGGCTCTAGACCGTTATTCACTCATG ACCTCCACCATCAATAGTCCATTCGTGCCAGAGGTGCTAGATGTAATTGGAGAAGTTAAAATCAATAACTTCACCGAGGAAGAGCTACAAGATGTCAGCTTCATCAAAATGTGGTTTGATATTAAGCTCAAACCGTTCATTCCATCTGTGTCCAAAGAGTTCCTCTCCTGCCTCAGTACTAAGAACTTCAGCTGTGAGACCTACCAGGCCGT GGTGAGAGCACTGAGTGAACAAATCTCATCCTTGGACAGAAAGCAAGAGCGATTTGTCTACACTCACTTCATCCATCTCTTCCTTTCGAGGAATGACACTTCAG ATCCCAGCTGCCTCTCTAGCACCGATGGCAGCACAGACTGGCTTCAGAAGAACTTTGGAAACTTTACTGTCTTTGCTCCGCTGGAAGATTTGGTCAGACTCAATGACAATTTCTCCAGC TTCGAAACATTGGCCCTGCTGACCCCAACTCAGACAGCAGACCTGACAGTGATTTCGGGAGCGCTGAAGAACACAGATCAGATCAACACTGTATTTGACCAACTGGAGACAGAAGACCCTTTCCGGAACATCGATGAGTATCTGACTCAACTGTCCACGCGTTCAGAG CTCCCAGAAATCAAGCCTGCTGTAAGAGACATTATGATGACTCGCACCTTCCACATCATCAAAATGAAGTTCCCAGAATTTGAAGGCCAAGACTGGATGCTCTGGTTCCATGTCAAGCTGATTCTTGTCCTCCCAAGTATTAAAGCAGAGATGCTTTCCATCGCTATCTCAAACATCAGCTGCACCAATTACCACATCAT CGTTGGAGGAATAGGCAAGGTCTCTGAAAACATGGAATCGCATAGAAAACGGGAAATTGCACAGGTTTTAGTGGACCACCTCAAAGAATCTGCTCACCAAATCCGTGAACCAG CGTGCAGAGAGAACATCCAAAATGATGCTGACTTTCTACAAATAAATTTGGGACCATTCTCCGAGGATGTAACCTATTCAGACCTGAAAGATTTAAACATCACAGGG TTGGAGGTTCTGGACACTCTCTCCCCGGAGCAAAAAGCAGTTCTGATTCTTGACCCCAGTAGCAATGCTTTGGAGAACGAAACCGCCGTGAGGATTATTTTCAACAGTTTGCTGGAatctccagaggaggaggaacttGAAGAACTTGAAGAGTTCTATGAAGCTTTTGTGGAGGCCACAGAGGAGGTGAATAATTTCACTTCAAGCTTGGGTTTCATTTCTGATGAGACACATGGCCAGTGTTATAATAACAATACGTTTAATGCAGATGTCCTTGGCCACGTACGCTGCACTGTATAA